A single genomic interval of Blastopirellula marina harbors:
- a CDS encoding transporter, producing the protein MRQLTSRYLATIALCLVPALATAHPIAADSGEQLYSPMEPFAACCCDAQGHSLKEGRPDSHAPAGLMGDHVHHQGEVMIEYKFQKMFMDGNRYGTQQVSDVAALDVTGIPFMATPTRMDMNMQMLHVMYGATDNVTLYLMPMWMELTMDHMRRNGTTFTTYNEGFSDLRFGALFLLYDTESTDWIFNFGMSAPTGNIHGTTTAASPMGAETQMPYPMQLGSGTFNFRPGITYKKYWDMASTGVQLQTNLPVGENYRDYTVGNEYQLNWWFARRVGEQMSFSFRTEGLWRENYGGPGDPQLNPNMISTARTDMRGGFWFNLGIGGIYQFCDGSRLNVELVRPVYQDLDGVQLETDFQMFASWSKAW; encoded by the coding sequence ATGCGACAATTAACTTCTCGGTACCTGGCAACGATTGCTCTGTGCCTGGTGCCTGCTCTAGCCACCGCTCATCCGATCGCCGCTGATTCCGGTGAACAGCTTTACTCACCGATGGAGCCATTTGCCGCATGCTGCTGCGATGCTCAGGGGCATTCATTGAAAGAAGGCCGCCCCGATAGCCATGCCCCAGCGGGCCTGATGGGAGATCACGTCCACCATCAGGGCGAGGTCATGATCGAGTACAAGTTCCAGAAAATGTTCATGGATGGCAATCGCTATGGGACCCAACAGGTCAGCGATGTGGCCGCTCTCGACGTGACCGGCATCCCCTTTATGGCCACACCGACCCGTATGGACATGAATATGCAAATGCTCCACGTCATGTACGGGGCAACCGATAACGTGACACTGTACCTGATGCCGATGTGGATGGAATTGACCATGGACCATATGCGGCGTAACGGGACGACCTTCACCACCTACAACGAGGGCTTCTCGGATCTTCGATTTGGCGCGCTCTTTTTGCTTTATGACACGGAAAGCACCGACTGGATTTTCAATTTCGGCATGAGTGCCCCTACCGGCAACATTCACGGCACGACAACGGCTGCCAGTCCCATGGGAGCTGAAACGCAGATGCCGTATCCGATGCAACTTGGGAGTGGAACCTTCAACTTCCGCCCAGGCATTACCTACAAAAAATATTGGGACATGGCCAGCACCGGTGTCCAGCTACAAACGAACCTTCCCGTGGGCGAAAACTATCGCGACTACACGGTCGGAAACGAATATCAGCTCAACTGGTGGTTCGCTAGGCGAGTTGGCGAACAAATGTCGTTTAGTTTCCGCACCGAGGGTCTTTGGCGGGAAAACTACGGCGGCCCTGGTGACCCCCAACTCAATCCCAACATGATCAGTACAGCCCGCACCGACATGCGAGGTGGCTTCTGGTTCAATCTAGGCATTGGCGGCATCTACCAGTTCTGCGACGGAAGCCGTCTGAATGTAGAGTTGGTTCGTCCCGTCTATCAGGACCTGGACGGTGTGCAGTTGGAAACCGACTTCCAGATGTTCGCCAGTTGGTCGAAAGCTTGGTAA